In Alkalinema sp. FACHB-956, the sequence TCATGGGATCATCGATGATGATGAGCTTTGATAGGGATCGGTTATCCGCCTGACAAGCCCTTTGCCTGACAAGCCCTGCCTGACAAGCCCTGCCTGATTAGCCCGCCTGATTAGCCCTTTGATAGATTTGATCCATGTTGTTCGACTCTAACCATTACTGGCTTCGGAATGCCCGTGTGCCTGCGTCATTACTCCTAGGGGGATCCAAGTGGACACCCCGCAAACCGCCGATCGATCATTTGCTGACGGTGGATATTGAAATTCAAGAGGGTGTCATTGGGACGATTACGGCGGCGGGTACGTTTAGCAGCTTTAGTGCACCATCGATCGACCTCCAAAATGGCATGGTGTGGCCTTGTTTTGTGGATATGCACACCCATTTGGATAAGGGGCATATTTGGAATCGAGCACCCAATCCTAATGGCACCTTTGAAGGAGCCTTAACAACAGTTCAAAAGGACTCTAAACAACGCTGGAATGAACAAGATGTTTATCGGCGTATGGAATTTGGACTGAAATGTAGCTATGCCCACGGAACCCAAGCTATTCGTACCCATCTTGATTCAGCAGATAAACAGGGGAAAATTAGTTTTGAAGTGTTTCGGCAATTGCAAGCAGAATGGCACGATCGCCTAATCCTACAAGCAGTTTCCCTGGTTTCATTGGATTATTACCTAACACCTAAGGGGGAAAAGCTGGCGGATTTAGTGGCAGAGATGGGTGGAATTTTAGGCGGTGTTGCTTATACCAATCCCGATCTGGAACAGCAAATCGATCGCACCTTTCAACTGGCAAAACATCGGAAGCTTCTACTGGATTTTCATGTGGATGAAAATGGTGATCCGGAGTCTCGGTGTTTACATCTGATTGCAGAGGCGACCATTAAACACAAATACAAAGGGAAAGTGGTTTGTGGCCATTGCTGTAGCCTTGCAGTACAGCCGCCAGAACAGGCAGCAGCAACGATCGCCTTGGTGAAAAAAGCAGGCATTGGCATTGTCAGCTTGCCCATGTGTAACCTCTATTTGCAGGATCGGCAGGCGGCGCGAACGCCCTATTGGCGGGGGGTGACGCGCATTCATGAATTGAAAAAAGCCGGGGTTCCAGTGGCGATCGCGAGTGATAATTGCCGTGATCCGTTCTATGGGTTTGGTGATCACGATGGACTGGAGGTGTTTAATCAAGCGGTGCGGATTGCCCATCTCGATCGGCCCTATGGCGACTGGCCCAATGTCGTGACGATGACCCCGGCGGAGTTGATGGGGTTATCCCAGGTAGGCCGAATTGGGGGAGGCTTGTCGGCGGATTTAGTTCTTTTTAAAGCTCGTAGTTTTAGCGAATTGCTATCGCGCAGCCAGCACGATCGGATAGTTCTACGCAATGGCAAACAAATTGAAACGACCCTCCCCGATTATGCAGAATTAGATGATTTATTGTATTAACCAGAACAGCAATATCAATACAACAATATCAATACAACATATCAATCCAGCAATATCAGTATTGATTCATTGATGCGACAGATTCGACCTCCTATCGCTCCTTTAACAAGATGGAAATTCAGCCAAATTCTTTTCAAATCACTCTTATTAAGGGGAATTCAAGGAGGTCGTTATGGGTCTCAATTATCAATTGACTTGGGATTAATCCCAAATTCGCTCACCGTTTTCGTCTACCCGAGCTTGTCGGATGATATCTGAGATGGCTTCAGCATCCTTAATATGATGTAGAGCTTTGGGCTCTTCGCCTTCTCTTTGAACGACAAAATAGGTGGGGACTTGCAAATGCTCTCCTGTAATATCAGCCGTGTCAACCGCTAATTGCTTTTTCTTTTCCTCTAAAGATTTAGAAGGATCAATTCGATCGCCTTCGTTAAGGGTCCGACGGTAGTTGGGTTCTTGGGATGGGTTCTGCATCGCTTTTTCCTCAAGTTAATGATCTAACTCTAAGTTCAGGCAAAGCTTCTTGAAACCGTCGATTTGAATACTTAACCTAGTGAGTCTTTATCGATTTAGGTGGATGTTTACATTGAAGTACGGGAAAACTTTAGATCTACCCGGTTAATGATTATGTAATTAAAGTTGAGATTGGCTATCTGGGGCGATCGAAAGTCCAGGGGGCATTTCTAGGCTACGAGGGCTGTCGAGTAGATCACTCAAATCACTAAAGGTAATGCGGTAGTCCTATTTCTTAAAGGATGAAGAATAATCAGACTTCGCCGAAAGCCTTGTAGAAAAGACCTTTCAGCTTAAGGTTATTTTTCTCTATCCTTTACGTCAGGGCACTACCGGTAATGCCTGCTGTATCACAGGCTTGCTGCAAAGCAGTTTGAAAGGCTTCGATGTTATCTCCATAGCCACATCGCAATGCAGCCACTTCAAGCCCAAATACTGCGTTGCTTCTAGCACAGTCAATGAGAGTAATCCCTGTTAGTGGTTGTGGTGTCATCATAGAATTTACCTACTGATTAAGTATGGGAATGAACCAGTCAATTCAAAAAACCTGGTTATATAGATGAACTGATTATGTGAAGATTCATGTAAAACAACAAGCTATACAAATAAAAATACCCTCAATACAAGAAAACAAAAGTTCCGCAAGACTATATAGTCAAAAGAGACTAACAGTCAAGAGATAACAACAGTCAAGCAAGACTAACGACTAAATCCAGCTTGAGCAAGTTCAATTCGAATGAGTATAAAGATTAGATAGTAGCCCTAAATTTATTCCTACTTTACTGTGGATTAACCGGCATAGGGGCATTGGTCTGTTGTTTCATACTTTGGAGAGACTGGACGAGATTGCTATCTATTTCAGATCTCAGTCATTTTGGATATTCAAGGTTAGCTTGACCACGGCTAGCCTAGAAGTGACTCTAAAGCAGTAGGAGAAATTGGCTATGGCTTATGAATCCATGCCCCATAAATTGAGTACAGTGACTGGAGGCGACTTAGATGCCGATGCCGATCGAGCAGAGGTAAGCGGCGAAGAAGCAGTTGGAGGCAGTGCCGCTGTTCCCGGTCAAAACGACACAGAACCACTTGCAGAAGCCGTCGGCATTCAGCTTGCGGATCAAGCCCCACTACATCTAAAAGCCATAATGGAACAACGCGATCGTGATCGTTGGGAACTACAACCAGATTCTGCTGTGGCAGAGCAAGATGATGACTTCGAAAATGCAGGTGATACTCTGAAGGTAATTGACTTAGAATCTATTTAGCCAGAATTCATTTAGCCAGCTAGTTATTGCCTGCCGCAAAATTAGCGTAACTCAATTCATTAATCGCATTCCATTTTGCAATCTGTTCACGGAATTGTTTCCACTGAGTATAAATGCTTTTGAAGGTGGCATCTTTACCAGCATTTTCCTCGTACAGATTAAACGATGCGGCCTGTGCCGCTTTCATAATTTCTGCACTGTAGGGCACAAACTTAGTCCCATGGGCAATGAGCCGCGCCATAGCCTCCCGGTTGAGGGCGTCATACTGGGTCAGCATGTTTAAATTAGCCTCTTGGGTGGCCGTTTGAAATACTGCTTGGTATTCCTTGGACAGCTTGTTCCAGGCATTGCGATTCACCTGCACTTCCAAGGTTGGCCCCGGTTCCCACCAACCGGGATAGTAGTAAAACTGTGCGGCCTTGTGGAGTCCCAATTTTTCATCATCGTAGGGGCCGACCCACTCTGCGGCATCGATCGCCCCCCGATCGAGGGCTAGGTAAATCTCTCCACCGGGCAACACCTGCACATTGACACCCAATTGAGCCATGACCTTGCCGCCGAGGCCGGGAATCCGCATCTTAAGCCCATTCAGGTCACGGACGGTTTTCACTTCCTTCTTGAACCAACCGCCCATTTGCACGCCCGTATTGCCCGCCGGGAAGTTAATGATGTTGAAATCAGCGTAGACCTTGCGTAGCGCCTCCAAGCCCCCTCCGTGGTAGAGCCATGCATTTTGCTGCTGGGCATTTAACCCAAAGGGCACGGCGGTGCCAAAGGCGAGGACGGGATTTTTTCCCGTGTAATAGTAGCTAGCGGTATGGCCACATTCCACGGTTCCGGACTGCACAGCATCCATCACCTGTAAAGCGGGCACAATCTCCCCAGCGGCAAAGGGGGTAATGGTAAAGCGGCCATCGGTCATTTCCGCCACCCGCTGGCAAACAGTACTGGCTCCCCCAAAAATGGTTTCCAAGGATTTGGGCCAACTGGTCGCCATGCGCCACTTCACCGTCGGAAGGCTGCTGTTGCTGCTAGAAGAGGCTTTACGAACGCGAATGCAGCCGGAGAGACTGGTTGCCGTGGCAGTGGCGATCGCCGCTGTGGTGATTAAATTCCGACGCTTCATGGGCTGGGGCCATCCTAACCGTGAGTAAGGCGATTGTATCAAAAGGCGTGTACGGGAATCGCGATCGGCGTCAGGTCTATGGGGGCGATCCCCCTTGGAGTTCCCTTTGCTAGACTGAAGCAAGTATCGCGGCTATCCCACACCCCGATCGGCTTGCGGTTAGAACGCGCGTCCTAGAAACTTTGAGGCTGTCCATGCTAGCAACACCGTTACTGCTGACCAAAGAACTTCCGAATCTGAAGTATGCCAGTACGTCCCACCGCTTTGACGAAACCTGGGCAGCGCCCCTCTCGACCTTGTTGGGCTTGGGGCGAGCCGCTGGGGCCGATTTCATTGAGTTTTTTTTAGAGCGGGTGAATTACATTGGCTGTATGGCGGAAGAAGATGCCATCACCAGCATTTCGCCTCGCCTGTCCACGGGGGCAGGGGTACGGGTCTTCCGGGGCAAGGCGGACTGCTATGTCTCCACTAATGATTTGACCTTTAATGGCCTGAAGACAGCGTTAGAAAAGGCACTGGGCATTATGGGGCTGACGCTGCCGGGGCCTAACGCCTTTATCCCAGAAATTAACCTGGAGTTACTGCGGGATTACGCCACGAAGCGCAATAAGGAGCAATGGCTGGGCGAAACCAGTTCCATGCGGGAAATGGGCGATGTGTTGCTGGCGGCGAATGGTAAGTTGGCGCAGAAGGCTAGCCATGTCCAGTCGCGGCGGGCGGTGTATTTCCGGGATTGGCAGGAAGTGATGGTGGCAGCCAGTGATGGCACCTTTGCACGGGATATTCGCCTGACCCAATCCGTTGGTTACAGCCTACTCTGTGCCGATGGAGCCAACCGATCGAGCATTAACAAGCGGGTGGGCAATACCAGCGATCCGGGCTTTCTGCGCAACTGGAACTATGAAGATAGCGCGGAAGAAGTGGCAGAGTCCGCAGGCAAAATGCTCTATGCCGATTACGTGGAGTCGGGCAGCTATCCGATCGTCATGGCCAATGAGTTTGGTGGAGTCATTTTCCACGAAGCCTGCGGTCACCTGTTGGAAACAACGCAGATCGAGCGGAAAACCACACCGTTTATCGAGAAGAAGGGTGAAAAAATTGCCCACGAAAATCTCACGGCCTGGGATGAAGGGCTGACCCAGGATGCCTTTGGGACGATCGACATGGATGATGAGGGGATGCCAGCCCAACGGACGCTGTTGATTGAAAATGGCGTGTTGAAAAACTTCATTTCCGATCGGGCCGGATCCCTGCGGACGGGTCATCCTCGCACGGGAAGCGGTCGTCGCCAAAACTTCACCTATGCAGCAGCGAGTCGGATGCGTAATACCTACATCGCGCCGGGGAATTATTCCATGGACGATCTGTTTAGCTCGATCGACAAGGGCATCTACTGCAAAAAGATGGGTGGTGGCAGCGTCGGTGCTACGGGTGAATTCAACTTTGCCGTGGATGAAGCGTACTTAATCGAAAATGGGCAACTCACCAAACCGCTGAAGGGTGCAACCTTGATCGGGGAAGCGGTGGATATCATGCAAAAGATTTCTATGTGCTCCCAGGATTTAGGCTTGGCCGCAGGGTTCTGTGGTTCCGTGAGTGGGAGTGTTTACTGCACCGTGGGTCAACCCCATCTCAAAGTCGATTCTATTACCGTTGGTGGACGCTAACCGTAATGTTCGATCGAATGTTTGTACTCTCCTCGATTGGATGAATTAATTACATTCGATCGCAGCGTCTAATTGAGTACAGCTAATCAACTACAACACCTAGGGTTTAGTGCCTCTGCTCCTATTTCAGAGGCGTTAGCTGCTGGTGAAAAATTTCTCCCCATCTGTGAAGTAATCTAAGGGTCTAGGTATGGCAAAGATTGAAGCGATCGCATCCGCAGCCAAGGACGTAGCTGCAAAGTTAGGAATTCAAAAGTTTGATATTTACGGTTCCGCCGTCGAGGAAACCAGCGTACAGGTGGACAGTGGCGAACCCCAAGCGATGAAAGCCTCCCAACGATCGGGGGTGACGGTGCGGGTCTGGAGTGAGAAAGGTACCGTGGGCGTCACTTCCACCACCGATGTGGATGCGGCAGGGCTGGAAATTGCCTTGAAAACAGCGTCGGAAGCCAGCGAGTTTGGCGCGACGGAAAATGTACCCGACTTCAGCCCAGAGGCCACGGCTAGCATTGCGGCCCACGAATCTCCCCGCTGCACTCCGGCGGCGGTGGATACTCTGCTCAAAACGTTAGTCACGGCTGAAAAGGAATTGCTGGAAGCCCATCCGGCGATCGCAGGGGTACCCTACAACGGTTTGGCGCAACGGGACATCGAACGGTTTTACATCAACAGTGCGGGAGCGGTGCGTCATGAAGCCGCCTCGATCGCATCCCTCTACCTCTACACTAAAACGGAAGCAGAGGGCAAAAAGCCGCGCAGTGCCGGTGCTTTCCGGATTGCCCATGGGTTGGATAAGTTGGATGTGAATGGCTGCGTTAAGGAAGCGGCGGACAAGACAATCAGTCATTTGAACTACGAGAAGGTGAAAACGGGGAAATACCGCGTGGTGTTTTCGCCGGAAGCCTTTCTCAGCCTATTCGGTGCGTTTTCCAATCTGTTTAATGCCCAAAGCATTTTGGATAAACAAAGTTTGTCTACGCCCGATTCCTTAAATCAAGCGATCGCGTCACCGTTGCTGTCAGTGTGTGATGATGCATTGCACCCTGAAAATGTGGGAGCGGATACCTTTGATGGGGAAGGCACACCCACCCGCCGTGTCCCGTTGATTACCAATGGGGTGCTTACCAGTTTTCTGCATAGTGCGGGGACAGCCAAACGCATGGGTACCGAGCCGACGGGCAATGCCGATATGGGGGCCAAGGTGACGGTGAGCGCGAACTTTTTCCATGTCTTTGCGGGGGAACCGGCCCAGGAAACCTACCGTTTGGAGACGGCAGATAATGTGATTTTGATCGACGATTTGCAGGCGCTCCATGCAGGGGTACAAGCGTTGCAAGGGTCATTTTCGTTGCCGTTTGATGGTTGGTTGATCAAGGATGGCCAACGCATCAGCGTGGATTCAGCAACGGTGGCGGGGGATATCCGCGAGGTACTGAACTCAATTATCTATGTCGAACCGGAAGGCCACTTTACGGGTGGTGGCGTCTGTCCTTACATCTGGGTCGATAGCCTGTCGGTGACGGGTGAGTAACGCAGCGTGCAAATCACTGCAAATAATAAAGAAGCCTAACGGTCTGGGGCTGGGAGGTAATGTCCTCAGACCCAAGAGCCGTCAGGCTTCCTGCTAGATTGATCAGACCGAATCTGGTGCTACACAACTTTACGACGACGCTGGAGCACAGCCCAACCACTCAATCCAGCTAAGCTCAAAGCAAGGCCAGGTTCGGGAACTTTGACGGGAGGAGGGCCATCGATCGAAATTTCGTAGTTACCGCTGTGGGAAATGCCATCACTTTTTTCCACTAGACCGGACTGGGTTGCGGTGAAGCTAAAACCGTAGTTGGTAACTCCGTTGTAGGTGTACTTAACGATTTCGCTAGCTTGAATAGGTTTGCTGCTATTGCTGAGTTGTGTTTTCAGATTCAACAATGCAAGTCTTTGGCTATTAGGGAGAGCTGGGGTTTTGGCCAGGTATTGATCGATCGATTGGGTAAACAAGGAACTTGCGTTGTAGTGACCTGCTAAACCAACACTAATCGTACCCGCTGCGTTTTGATTAACGTAGGAAATGTTGGGGTCGCTAAAGCGTTGGAAACCACCGTTGCCAGCGAAAATGTTGAAGAAATTATTCCCCATTTGGGTGTTAACTAAGCTGCCGAACCCGTTGCTGGTTAGGGCTTGGTTAAACCAGTAACGGCCAAAGGTGGTGCCTTGGTAAGCGGCTGTCCAGTCGCTCTGCGTGAGACTACTGATGGAGATGCTGCGGCCCCCGATCGTGCCGTTGAGGGTCGTAGATTTACTGAAATCAAATCCGGCTTTTTCGCTGCTGGCGGCCAGTTCGATATTGCCCGTGGGACTATTTTTGTTGCCACTGAGAATGCTGCTCAGGCTGGCATTGGGGTTGACGAACGTGTTGGTGCCGTTGGCGTCATAGAGCAGATAATCAGTGGGGGCAGTGCCACCGATCGAGGTGTTTTGGATGCTGTTGGCGTGGGCTGGTGCAAGGCCGATCGTGCTACAGCCGATCGCCAGAACGCTAGTCAATGTGATTGTACGAAGGCGATTGTTCATCTGGAAGGGGATCCCATGCATTGGATCGGGTAGGTGTGATTTCTGGGGTTGGGTTGGCCTGAATTGAACCAGTTCCAACTATTTCCATGGTTCCTAATTTCTGTGGAAATGTCCCTGTGAAATCTACGGCAATGCTGATGAAGAATTGGTTAGGGGGTGGGTAGGTTTGTGAAGTTTTCTCAGGTGGTTGTCCTAGAGACTGGGTTGGTTGAGTGGAGCGATCGTTGCTGGAATCTCAATAATGGTTAATTTGTTCTAGCATACGAAGGGAGTGCAACATTAGTTTTGATACAGGATGTTGGGATTGAACTGTTCATCAATGCTCAAACGCGAGAGATTATAGGTGTCCGGGTGGATGACCGGAGTGCAGTCTTGGCTCCAGCGTTGTGGAACTCGATGCCCTCTGTGTATCAGCAATGTGCTGTGATTGACACAGATAATTGGAGTACTTAATTTAGCGTTGTTCCGGGCTGCATTACAGTATAGTACGACGATCATCAATTCGATTTCCTATCGCACAAAATTGCAATACTCGTAGTATGCTGTTCGAAACAATCGAGACAGAACGCGCCAGAATTTTCTATGACAGCCAGTGTCACTTAGAAAATCCTGGCGCAATTGATTTAGGAGCTAGTCCTATCAGCGTTGCCTAAACAATCAAGGAATGATTAAGGAATTAATTCTCCAGTTTCTTGTAAGGCGTTTAATCTAGCGTAGATACCACCGTGATCGATGAGATCTTCGTGGCTACCGACTTCAACGATTTCTCCTTGGTTTAACACCACGATTTTGTCGGCTTCGCGCACGGTGCTGAGACGGTGGGCGATGATGATCAGCGTACAGGTACCAAACAGCGATCGCATCGCGAGTTGGATGGCCCGTTCGGACTCGTAATCCAGGCTGGACGTGGCTTCGTCAAAGACCAGTACGTCCGGCTTCATCACCAAGGCGCGGGCAATCCCGAGACGTTGCCGTTGGCCTCCGGACAGGCGCACCCCACGCTCACCCACTACCGTGGCAAAGCCCTGGGGCAGGTTGCGAATGAAGTCTTCGGCTTGGGCGATGCGGCAGGCTTGATAGACTTCATCGGCGGTGGCGTTGGGATTGCCGTACATCAGGTTGTCCCAAATGGTGCCGTTGAAGACATCCACTTCTTGGTGGACGATCGCTAACCGTTTCCGGTAGCCGGTGACATCCAAACGGCGAATGTCCTGACCGTCGATGCGAATACAGCCTTGGCTCGGTTCAAAATAGCGGAAGAGTAACTTGACTAAGGTGGATTTACCCGATCCCGATCGACCCACGAGGGCGACGGTTTGGTAGGGTTCAATCAACAAGTTGATGTTTTGCAAGACCGGACGATCGGCGTCGTAGCCAAAGTTGACGTGATCGAGTTCCACTTTGCCTGTGAATTGGTAGGCGGGAACGGCTTCGGGGTGTTGCAGGGTGGCGGCGTCGGTGCCAGTCGGCAGGCGCATAAATTCGTGGAAGCGAATCATGGAGGCATAGCGACGGGCAAAGACTTCTGCGAGGTTGCAGATCGGTTCAATTTCGGCGTAGGCCATGCTGGAGACGGTGAGGACGGTGATGAAGTGACCGAGGGAAATACGGCCTTCGATCGTAGCCCACAGCGTTAATGCCAACACCAAGAAGGTACAGGTTTGCACGATCGTGCGTTCGTACATGCCTAGGGTGACGTAGCCTTTGTGAATCCGATAGTCCAAGACAGTAAACTCTCGATCCATCCGAGTCAGTTGCCGTTTGAGTTCCGAAGCTTCCGTGGCGAAGGCTTTTACAGTCTTGATATTGGTAATGATTTCTGAGGTGCGGCTATCGGTATCTTCAACGTATTTATCTAATTTGGCCTCACGGGTGGCTAATGCCTGAAGACCACTTAGACTATAGGCTAGGATACCGAAGAAAGATACGAGGAGCAATATTGCAACTCGCCAATCGATTAACCAAATGACAATAAAAATACCAATGACTCGAAAGACTTTGGGAATAAAGCTGCCTGTGATTTCGGGATAGCTCCAGGTATGGTTGGAGAGTCCTTTGGCGACACGGGCGGCAATACGACCGGGATTGTTTTCGTCGTAGTATTCCAACGGAAGGGTGAGAATTTTTTCCAAGGCTTTTTGGGCATGGTCACGTCGGGCTCGAAAGGCGGTATCCCACTGGAACCAAGGGCCAATCCAGGGTTGGATAGGGGCGCGTCCGATCGACACGAGGGCGACGAGTCCGGCA encodes:
- a CDS encoding ABC transporter ATP-binding protein codes for the protein MKQLTQRSQAKFLDIIYYFRRYRNIALFSIVGMGLFEIIDLFVPYAIGQILNLLSGQAIDVPLQQLISAVANLSGITVTPTVSLGIIAGLVALVSIGRAPIQPWIGPWFQWDTAFRARRDHAQKALEKILTLPLEYYDENNPGRIAARVAKGLSNHTWSYPEITGSFIPKVFRVIGIFIVIWLIDWRVAILLLVSFFGILAYSLSGLQALATREAKLDKYVEDTDSRTSEIITNIKTVKAFATEASELKRQLTRMDREFTVLDYRIHKGYVTLGMYERTIVQTCTFLVLALTLWATIEGRISLGHFITVLTVSSMAYAEIEPICNLAEVFARRYASMIRFHEFMRLPTGTDAATLQHPEAVPAYQFTGKVELDHVNFGYDADRPVLQNINLLIEPYQTVALVGRSGSGKSTLVKLLFRYFEPSQGCIRIDGQDIRRLDVTGYRKRLAIVHQEVDVFNGTIWDNLMYGNPNATADEVYQACRIAQAEDFIRNLPQGFATVVGERGVRLSGGQRQRLGIARALVMKPDVLVFDEATSSLDYESERAIQLAMRSLFGTCTLIIIAHRLSTVREADKIVVLNQGEIVEVGSHEDLIDHGGIYARLNALQETGELIP
- a CDS encoding NF038130 family PEP-CTERM protein; the encoded protein is MNNRLRTITLTSVLAIGCSTIGLAPAHANSIQNTSIGGTAPTDYLLYDANGTNTFVNPNASLSSILSGNKNSPTGNIELAASSEKAGFDFSKSTTLNGTIGGRSISISSLTQSDWTAAYQGTTFGRYWFNQALTSNGFGSLVNTQMGNNFFNIFAGNGGFQRFSDPNISYVNQNAAGTISVGLAGHYNASSLFTQSIDQYLAKTPALPNSQRLALLNLKTQLSNSSKPIQASEIVKYTYNGVTNYGFSFTATQSGLVEKSDGISHSGNYEISIDGPPPVKVPEPGLALSLAGLSGWAVLQRRRKVV
- a CDS encoding TldD/PmbA family protein; protein product: MAKIEAIASAAKDVAAKLGIQKFDIYGSAVEETSVQVDSGEPQAMKASQRSGVTVRVWSEKGTVGVTSTTDVDAAGLEIALKTASEASEFGATENVPDFSPEATASIAAHESPRCTPAAVDTLLKTLVTAEKELLEAHPAIAGVPYNGLAQRDIERFYINSAGAVRHEAASIASLYLYTKTEAEGKKPRSAGAFRIAHGLDKLDVNGCVKEAADKTISHLNYEKVKTGKYRVVFSPEAFLSLFGAFSNLFNAQSILDKQSLSTPDSLNQAIASPLLSVCDDALHPENVGADTFDGEGTPTRRVPLITNGVLTSFLHSAGTAKRMGTEPTGNADMGAKVTVSANFFHVFAGEPAQETYRLETADNVILIDDLQALHAGVQALQGSFSLPFDGWLIKDGQRISVDSATVAGDIREVLNSIIYVEPEGHFTGGGVCPYIWVDSLSVTGE
- a CDS encoding DUF6335 family protein, translated to MAYESMPHKLSTVTGGDLDADADRAEVSGEEAVGGSAAVPGQNDTEPLAEAVGIQLADQAPLHLKAIMEQRDRDRWELQPDSAVAEQDDDFENAGDTLKVIDLESI
- a CDS encoding TRAP transporter substrate-binding protein is translated as MKRRNLITTAAIATATATSLSGCIRVRKASSSSNSSLPTVKWRMATSWPKSLETIFGGASTVCQRVAEMTDGRFTITPFAAGEIVPALQVMDAVQSGTVECGHTASYYYTGKNPVLAFGTAVPFGLNAQQQNAWLYHGGGLEALRKVYADFNIINFPAGNTGVQMGGWFKKEVKTVRDLNGLKMRIPGLGGKVMAQLGVNVQVLPGGEIYLALDRGAIDAAEWVGPYDDEKLGLHKAAQFYYYPGWWEPGPTLEVQVNRNAWNKLSKEYQAVFQTATQEANLNMLTQYDALNREAMARLIAHGTKFVPYSAEIMKAAQAASFNLYEENAGKDATFKSIYTQWKQFREQIAKWNAINELSYANFAAGNN
- a CDS encoding cytosine deaminase, with product MLFDSNHYWLRNARVPASLLLGGSKWTPRKPPIDHLLTVDIEIQEGVIGTITAAGTFSSFSAPSIDLQNGMVWPCFVDMHTHLDKGHIWNRAPNPNGTFEGALTTVQKDSKQRWNEQDVYRRMEFGLKCSYAHGTQAIRTHLDSADKQGKISFEVFRQLQAEWHDRLILQAVSLVSLDYYLTPKGEKLADLVAEMGGILGGVAYTNPDLEQQIDRTFQLAKHRKLLLDFHVDENGDPESRCLHLIAEATIKHKYKGKVVCGHCCSLAVQPPEQAAATIALVKKAGIGIVSLPMCNLYLQDRQAARTPYWRGVTRIHELKKAGVPVAIASDNCRDPFYGFGDHDGLEVFNQAVRIAHLDRPYGDWPNVVTMTPAELMGLSQVGRIGGGLSADLVLFKARSFSELLSRSQHDRIVLRNGKQIETTLPDYAELDDLLY
- a CDS encoding TldD/PmbA family protein → MLATPLLLTKELPNLKYASTSHRFDETWAAPLSTLLGLGRAAGADFIEFFLERVNYIGCMAEEDAITSISPRLSTGAGVRVFRGKADCYVSTNDLTFNGLKTALEKALGIMGLTLPGPNAFIPEINLELLRDYATKRNKEQWLGETSSMREMGDVLLAANGKLAQKASHVQSRRAVYFRDWQEVMVAASDGTFARDIRLTQSVGYSLLCADGANRSSINKRVGNTSDPGFLRNWNYEDSAEEVAESAGKMLYADYVESGSYPIVMANEFGGVIFHEACGHLLETTQIERKTTPFIEKKGEKIAHENLTAWDEGLTQDAFGTIDMDDEGMPAQRTLLIENGVLKNFISDRAGSLRTGHPRTGSGRRQNFTYAAASRMRNTYIAPGNYSMDDLFSSIDKGIYCKKMGGGSVGATGEFNFAVDEAYLIENGQLTKPLKGATLIGEAVDIMQKISMCSQDLGLAAGFCGSVSGSVYCTVGQPHLKVDSITVGGR